In one Zalophus californianus isolate mZalCal1 chromosome 10, mZalCal1.pri.v2, whole genome shotgun sequence genomic region, the following are encoded:
- the PIGQ gene encoding phosphatidylinositol N-acetylglucosaminyltransferase subunit Q isoform X2, whose translation MGLVSRGAAAAGVGAASAVVRPGPPHAVPHPIPTPPPEGAALGSSRVPGMVLKAFFPTCCASADSGLLVGRWVPEQSSAVVLAVVHFPFIPLQVKELLAQVHQAGRVGLAVLGTWCHRRQEAEESLGHFLEGLGTIFSHEPWLQLCREQGSKLWSCKATRRQVPPCPGTPYEDQVMLVFYDQRKVLLSQLHPPAALPDCLAGDAAPSAGGLAAVFDTVARSEALFRSDRFDDGPVRLSHWQSDGVEASILAELAKRASGPVCVLLACLLSLVSAASACRLFKLWPLSFVWSKLSVCEQLRHRLEQLTLVFSTQKAENPTQLMRKANVLVSVLLDVALGLALLSWLRGKDRIGPLAEALVPVADHVAEELQHLLQWLMGAPAGLKMNRALDQVLGRFFLYHLHLWISYIHLMSPFIERILWHVGLSACLGLTVALSILSDIIALLTFHIYCFYVYGARLYCLKICGLSSLWRLFRGKKWNVLRQRVDSCSYDLDQLRLLVVAVQGLMHLLVDLINSLPLYSLGLRLCRPYRLAAGVKFRVLEHEAGRPLRLLMQINPLPYGRVVHTYRLPSCGCHPTHPWGSLCRKLFFGELIYPWRQRGDKQA comes from the exons CGTGCCCGGCATGGTGCTCAAGGCCTTCTTCCCCACGTGCTGCGCCTCGGCCGACAGCGGCTTGCTGGTGGGACGATGGGTGCCAGAGCAGAGCAGCGCCGTGGTCCTGGCTGTGGTGCACTTTCCCTTCATCCCCCTCCAGGTGAAGGAGCTCCTGGCCCAGGTGCATCAGGCCGGCCGCGTGGGGCTGGCCGTGCTGGGCACCTGGTGCCACCGCCGGCAGGAGGCTGAGGAGAGCCTGGGCCACTTTCTGGAGGGCCTGGGCACCATCTTCTCCCATGAGCCTTGGCTACAGCTGTGCCGGGAGCAGGGCAGCAAGTTGTGGAGCTGCAAGGCCACGCGCCGGCAGGTGCCTCCCTGCCCTGGCACCCCCTACGAGGACCAGGTCATGCTCGTCTTCTACGACCAGCGCAAGGTGCTGCTCTCTCAGCTGCACCCGCCCGCAGCCCTGCCTGACTGCCTGGCCGGCGATGCAGCGCCCAGTGCTGGGGGTCTGGCTGCCGTCTTTGACACGGTGGCGCGCAGTGAGGCGCTGTTCCGGAGCGACCGCTTCGACGACGGCCCTGTGCGCTTGAGCCACTGGCAGTCAGACGGCGTGGAGGCGAGCATCCTCGCTGAGCTGGCAAAGCGTGCCTCGGGCCCTGTCTGCGTGCTGCTGGCCTGCCTGTTGTCACTCGTCTCGGCCGCCAGCGCCTGCCG GCTGTTCAAGTTGTGGCCCCTGTCCTTCGTCTGGAGCAAGCTCTCTGTGTGCGAGCAGCTCAGGCACCGGCTGGAGCAGCTCACGCTCGTCTTCAGCACCCAGAAGGCCGAGAACCCCACCCAGCTGATGAG GAAGGCCAACGTGCTTGTCTCTGTGCTTCTCGATGTGGCCCTTGGCCTTGCACTGCTGTCATGGCTTCGCGGGAAGGACCGCATTGGGCCATTGGCGGAGGCCCTCGTCCCTGTGGCTGAT CATGTGGCTGAGGAGCTCCAGCATCTGCTGCAGTGGCTGATGGGTGCGCCCGCTGGGCTGAAGATGAACCGGGCGCTGGACCAGGTGCTGGGCCGCTTCTTCCTCTACCACCTGCACCTGTGGATCA gctACATCCACCTCATGTCCCCCTTCATCGAGCGCATCCTGTGGCACGTGGGCCTCTCAGCCTGCCTGGGCCTGACGGTCGCCCTGTCCATCCTGTCTGACATCATTGCTCTGCTCACCTTCCACATCTACTGCTTCTACGTCTACGGGGCCAG GCTATACTGTCTGAAGATCTGCGGCCTGTCCTCACTTTGGCGTCTGTTCCGGGGGAAGAAGTGGAATGTTCTGCGCCAGCGAGTGGACTCCTGCTCCTATGACCTGGACCAG CTCCGGCTTCTGGTGGTGGCTGTGCAGGGCCTGATGCATCTGCTCGTGGACCTCATCAACTCCCTGCCGCTCTACTCGCTCGGCCTCCGGCTCTGCCGGCCCTACAGGCTTGCGG CTGGTGTGAAGTTCCGAGTCCTGGAGCACGAGGCTGGCAGGCCCCTCCGCCTCCTGATGCAG ATAAACCCCCTGCCCTACGGTCGCGTGGTGCACACCTACCGCCTGCCCAGCTGTGGCTGCCACCCCACGCACCCCTGGGGCTCCCTGTGCCGCAAGCTGTTCTTCGGAGAGCTCATCTAcccctggaggcagagaggggacAAGCAGGCCTGA
- the PIGQ gene encoding phosphatidylinositol N-acetylglucosaminyltransferase subunit Q isoform X1, producing the protein MGLVSRGAAAAGVGAASAVVRPGPPHAVPHPIPTPPPEGAALGSSRVPGMVLKAFFPTCCASADSGLLVGRWVPEQSSAVVLAVVHFPFIPLQVKELLAQVHQAGRVGLAVLGTWCHRRQEAEESLGHFLEGLGTIFSHEPWLQLCREQGSKLWSCKATRRQVPPCPGTPYEDQVMLVFYDQRKVLLSQLHPPAALPDCLAGDAAPSAGGLAAVFDTVARSEALFRSDRFDDGPVRLSHWQSDGVEASILAELAKRASGPVCVLLACLLSLVSAASACRLFKLWPLSFVWSKLSVCEQLRHRLEQLTLVFSTQKAENPTQLMRKANVLVSVLLDVALGLALLSWLRGKDRIGPLAEALVPVADHVAEELQHLLQWLMGAPAGLKMNRALDQVLGRFFLYHLHLWISYIHLMSPFIERILWHVGLSACLGLTVALSILSDIIALLTFHIYCFYVYGARLYCLKICGLSSLWRLFRGKKWNVLRQRVDSCSYDLDQLFIGTLLFTILVFLLPTTALYYLVFTLLRLLVVAVQGLMHLLVDLINSLPLYSLGLRLCRPYRLAAGVKFRVLEHEAGRPLRLLMQINPLPYGRVVHTYRLPSCGCHPTHPWGSLCRKLFFGELIYPWRQRGDKQA; encoded by the exons CGTGCCCGGCATGGTGCTCAAGGCCTTCTTCCCCACGTGCTGCGCCTCGGCCGACAGCGGCTTGCTGGTGGGACGATGGGTGCCAGAGCAGAGCAGCGCCGTGGTCCTGGCTGTGGTGCACTTTCCCTTCATCCCCCTCCAGGTGAAGGAGCTCCTGGCCCAGGTGCATCAGGCCGGCCGCGTGGGGCTGGCCGTGCTGGGCACCTGGTGCCACCGCCGGCAGGAGGCTGAGGAGAGCCTGGGCCACTTTCTGGAGGGCCTGGGCACCATCTTCTCCCATGAGCCTTGGCTACAGCTGTGCCGGGAGCAGGGCAGCAAGTTGTGGAGCTGCAAGGCCACGCGCCGGCAGGTGCCTCCCTGCCCTGGCACCCCCTACGAGGACCAGGTCATGCTCGTCTTCTACGACCAGCGCAAGGTGCTGCTCTCTCAGCTGCACCCGCCCGCAGCCCTGCCTGACTGCCTGGCCGGCGATGCAGCGCCCAGTGCTGGGGGTCTGGCTGCCGTCTTTGACACGGTGGCGCGCAGTGAGGCGCTGTTCCGGAGCGACCGCTTCGACGACGGCCCTGTGCGCTTGAGCCACTGGCAGTCAGACGGCGTGGAGGCGAGCATCCTCGCTGAGCTGGCAAAGCGTGCCTCGGGCCCTGTCTGCGTGCTGCTGGCCTGCCTGTTGTCACTCGTCTCGGCCGCCAGCGCCTGCCG GCTGTTCAAGTTGTGGCCCCTGTCCTTCGTCTGGAGCAAGCTCTCTGTGTGCGAGCAGCTCAGGCACCGGCTGGAGCAGCTCACGCTCGTCTTCAGCACCCAGAAGGCCGAGAACCCCACCCAGCTGATGAG GAAGGCCAACGTGCTTGTCTCTGTGCTTCTCGATGTGGCCCTTGGCCTTGCACTGCTGTCATGGCTTCGCGGGAAGGACCGCATTGGGCCATTGGCGGAGGCCCTCGTCCCTGTGGCTGAT CATGTGGCTGAGGAGCTCCAGCATCTGCTGCAGTGGCTGATGGGTGCGCCCGCTGGGCTGAAGATGAACCGGGCGCTGGACCAGGTGCTGGGCCGCTTCTTCCTCTACCACCTGCACCTGTGGATCA gctACATCCACCTCATGTCCCCCTTCATCGAGCGCATCCTGTGGCACGTGGGCCTCTCAGCCTGCCTGGGCCTGACGGTCGCCCTGTCCATCCTGTCTGACATCATTGCTCTGCTCACCTTCCACATCTACTGCTTCTACGTCTACGGGGCCAG GCTATACTGTCTGAAGATCTGCGGCCTGTCCTCACTTTGGCGTCTGTTCCGGGGGAAGAAGTGGAATGTTCTGCGCCAGCGAGTGGACTCCTGCTCCTATGACCTGGACCAG CTGTTCATTGGGACTTTGCTCTTCACCATCCTGGTCTTCCTCCTGCCCACCACGGCCCTGTACTACCTGGTGTTCACCCTG CTCCGGCTTCTGGTGGTGGCTGTGCAGGGCCTGATGCATCTGCTCGTGGACCTCATCAACTCCCTGCCGCTCTACTCGCTCGGCCTCCGGCTCTGCCGGCCCTACAGGCTTGCGG CTGGTGTGAAGTTCCGAGTCCTGGAGCACGAGGCTGGCAGGCCCCTCCGCCTCCTGATGCAG ATAAACCCCCTGCCCTACGGTCGCGTGGTGCACACCTACCGCCTGCCCAGCTGTGGCTGCCACCCCACGCACCCCTGGGGCTCCCTGTGCCGCAAGCTGTTCTTCGGAGAGCTCATCTAcccctggaggcagagaggggacAAGCAGGCCTGA